Proteins from a genomic interval of Arachis hypogaea cultivar Tifrunner chromosome 10, arahy.Tifrunner.gnm2.J5K5, whole genome shotgun sequence:
- the LOC112717451 gene encoding protein FAR1-RELATED SEQUENCE 5-like, with protein sequence MRFGKCHGFSVRKGDYGKDDDENVIRRRFFCNRVGLRDEKHYNRLDRKRCHKPETRTNCQAKLSIYLDKESSNWKVQKVILEHNHDLVARCMVHLIPKFCRVSGAAKDQLDGMQSYGLPTSKILGYMAGIAGGGYSLLGFTKNDAYNYLDQTKRTRIADGDVNSAIVYLEGKASVDHMAMARYNLTKEGMLSNLFWADGMSRVDYQHFGDVLAFDSTYKKNKYRRLLVILSGANNHKQTTIFGFGIVLDETITSYKWMLENLLEVMCNKFPSVVVTDGDDAIIAAVTENVTSNGNEQMFRDLFSRWLYADMSIDDFEAEWAEAADEYELHDKLWAMQIYEKRKIWANAYLGDKFYAGFRTTSRCEGINSHVKKFLSSKHTILELVQNLELVLREYRNNEMVAQFNSIYNVPVMTTCLDPIEKCAAMVYTRTIFTNVKKEIDAVRALNFVSKQRVSMTVVYTMEEYGNPGKPVVTLIDINTTKLECRCNFCAREGIPCRHMFFVMKHEHLKTIPHRLILKRWRKDAKAVEDYSEKKDVADDRGFLLRHGALHAVAQWLLFLGAQSHELFNVAMRGIRSMCVDMEGLHGDGYDQTNTDPEVGVRDSAIVRMKGAPSTWGISGKKRRCTTCRRTGHTKRRCAEGFKKASVKLHDLEEDADVIPHKEKSPKLNQVAKGRTAEVDGEEGIAADCEFDCVIGTAQSETVKAKACKPEGNWATEVLDLIGSLHAHVEHK encoded by the exons ATGAGGTTTGGAAAGTGCCATGGATTTAGTGTACGCAAGGGAGACTATGGGAAGGATGATGACGAAAATGTAATTAGGAGGAGATTCTTTTGCAACAGAGTTGGGTTAAGGGATGAAAAACACTATAATAGATTAGACAGAAAAAGATGTCATAAGCCTGAGACACGAACGAACTGCCAGGCTAAGTTGTCGATATATCTTGACAAAGAAAGTTCAAACTGGAAGGTCCAGAAAGTCATCCTCGAGCACAACCATGACTTAGTAGCTAGGTGTATGGTACACTTGATTCCAAAGTTCTGTCGGGTTTCAGGTGCGGCAAAGGATCAGCTAGATGGTATGCAAAGTTATGGGCTACCTACGTCAAAGATACTTGGGTACATGGCAGGGATTGCTGGGGGGGGGTATTCACTATTGGGTTTCACAAAGAATGATGCTTATAACTACCTTGACCAGACTAAGCGCACAAGGATTGCAGATGGGGATGTAAATTCTGCCATTGTCTATTTGGAGGGAAAGGCTTCTGTGGACCATATGGCAATGGCGAGGTATAACCTGACTAAGGAGGGTATGTTGTCCAACTTATTTTGGGCCGATGGAATGAGCAGAGTTGATTACCAACACTTTGGTGATGTCCTTGCGTTTGATTCGACGTACAAAAAGAACAAGTATAGGAGACTGCTTGTAATATTATCAGGTGCAAACAACCACAAACAGACGACTATCTTTGGATTCGGGATAGTGTTGGACGAGACGATTACTTCATACAAGTGGATGCTAGAAAATCTCCTTGAGGTTATGTGTAATAAATTTCCATCTGTTGTAGTCACAGACGGCGATGATGCTATTATTGCAGCAGTTACGGAA AATGTTACATCTAATGGGAACGAGCAGATGTTCAGGGACTTGTTTTCAAGGTGGTTGTATGCGGATATGTCGATAGATGACTTTGAAGCGGAATGGGCTGAAGCAGCGGATGAATACGAGTTACATGATAAGTTATGGGCAATGCAGATATACGAAAAGAGAAAGATATGGGCGAATGCATACCTTGGCGACAAGTTCTATGCTGGGTTTCGTACCACATCGCGATGTGAGGGTATAAATTCCCATGTGAAGAAATTCCTTAGCTCGAAGCACACTATACTGGAGCTTGTGCAAAACCTTGAGCTAGTCCTTCGTGAATATCGTAACAATGAGATGGTTGCACAGTTCAACTCCATTTATAATGTCCCTGTTATGACGACGTGCCTTGATCCAATCGAAAAATGTGCTGCCATGGTATATACGCGGACCATTTTCACCAACGTGAAAAAGGAGATAGATGCGGTTAGAGCTCTAAACTTTGTTAGTAAGCAGAGGGTGTCGATGACGGTAGTGTACACAATGGAGGAGTATGGTAATCCCGGGAAGCCAGTGGTTACTTTGATCGACATAAACACGACAAAGTTGGAGTGTAGATGTAACTTTTGTGCTAGAGAGGGGATACCTTGTCGACATATGTTTTTTGTGATGAAGCATGAGCACTTGAAGACAATTCCTCATCGGTTAATTTTGAAACGATGGCGTAAGGACGCTAAGGCCGTTGAAGACTACTCGGAGAAGAAGGACGTAGCCGATGATCGGGGATTCTTGCTTCGGCATGGTGCCTTACATGCGGTAGCTCAATGGTTGTTGTTTCTTGGTGCGCAGAGCCATGAGCTATTTAATGTAGCGATGAGGGGAATTCGTAGCATGTGTGTTGACATGGAGGGATTGCACGGGGATGGCTATGATCAGACCAACACAGATCCTGAAGTTGGTGTGCGTGATTCAGCTATCGTGCGGATGAAAGGGGCTCCTAGTACCTGGGGGATAAGTGGTAAAAAAAGAAGATGCACGACTTGCAGGCGGACTGGACACACCAAGCGAAGGTGCGCTGAAGGGTTCAAAAAAGCATCTGTAAAGCTGCACGACTTGGAAGAGGATGCTGATGTGATACCACACAAAGAAAAG TCCCCAAAATTGAACCAAGTAGCAAAGGGTAGAACTGCTGAGGTAGATGGAGAGGAAGGCATAGCAGCCGATTGTGAGTTTGATTGCGTCATTGGAACAGCGCAAAGTGAGACAGTTAAAGCCAAGGCTTGCAAGCCGGA